In Paenibacillus sp. G2S3, a single window of DNA contains:
- a CDS encoding LemA family protein → MNQMAQLFQPIQSNTLEVMQMLGIGLIIVVIIGVYLMAAYTRLVSMRNRVKESFATIEVYLQNRFEALTEVAKMVISYATHEQETLAIVHRMREGLRDHHFPVEKLTRYVEMEKYLHSINIQADYYPELKASDRYIKLQQSINILEENLSASRRFYNENVTSYNTMISTFPNLLLAGAVGFKSEILLKMEGAKRADVHWTVS, encoded by the coding sequence ATGAATCAGATGGCCCAACTCTTCCAGCCCATTCAATCAAATACACTAGAGGTGATGCAGATGTTAGGAATTGGATTGATCATCGTGGTTATAATCGGAGTTTATTTAATGGCTGCTTACACTCGATTGGTCAGCATGCGTAATCGTGTGAAGGAATCTTTTGCTACCATAGAAGTTTATTTACAAAATCGGTTTGAGGCATTAACAGAAGTTGCGAAGATGGTTATTTCTTATGCCACACATGAACAAGAAACGTTGGCGATAGTACATAGAATGCGTGAGGGTTTAAGAGATCATCATTTTCCGGTTGAGAAGCTGACTAGATATGTGGAGATGGAAAAGTATCTTCATTCGATCAATATTCAGGCAGACTATTATCCAGAGCTTAAGGCGAGCGATCGGTATATCAAATTGCAACAAAGTATCAATATCTTAGAGGAAAATCTATCTGCTAGTAGACGTTTCTATAATGAAAATGTGACAAGCTATAATACGATGATAAGTACGTTTCCTAATCTTTTACTTGCAGGGGCTGTTGGATTTAAGTCAGAAATCTTGCTCAAGATGGAGGGCGCTAAACGGGCAGATGTTCATTGGACGGTATCCTAA
- a CDS encoding sulfatase-like hydrolase/transferase, with translation MSSAAESSRYLERPNFLVLLVDEERYAPIYENPEIREWRRQNLVTQQLLKSHSLEFHRHYIGTTACCPSRATLFTGHYPSLHGVSQTVGIAKESFDSNMFWLDRNTVPTMGDYFREAGYQTHYKGKWHISNEDIIIPGTHDSLPSYHSVTGVPDRHLEEIYLRANRLDNFGFSGWVGPDPIGKNPRNSASSAAIGLSGRDKVYGAETVQLIQALDRQKNQNKNTPPWLLVSSLVNPHDIVLYGALTAHLPNFRFEVEPMPAVAPSPTQNESLATKPRCQASYRDLYPKALQPIIDQPFYRQLYYQLQKNADQQMLKVFEALTRSSFYDNTIVIFTSDHGDLLGAHGDLHQKWYSAYEEFLHVPFLIHNIHLFPQSQNIHALTSHVDLIPTMLGLANVNITDIQSRMQNRFSDARPFVGRNLAPQILGHSPSAIADTPVYFMTDDDVTRGQHQTNPLGQPYSSVVQPNHIETVLTYIHRNGRKELWKFSRYFDNPQFWSQPGVQDVTLQPVEGSTGEFTTRVKTEPVPEEFELYNLTEDPLETYNLAHPTLATQQSRSIQQWMNRLLAEQRSQKRLTPTQTATK, from the coding sequence GTGAGCAGTGCTGCAGAATCATCACGCTATTTAGAGAGACCCAATTTTCTTGTACTTCTCGTAGATGAGGAGCGATATGCCCCCATTTATGAAAACCCCGAAATTAGAGAATGGCGACGACAGAATCTAGTCACACAGCAATTATTAAAATCCCATAGCCTTGAGTTCCACAGACACTACATTGGAACTACCGCCTGCTGCCCCAGCCGGGCAACGCTGTTTACAGGTCACTATCCATCGCTCCATGGTGTCAGTCAGACCGTAGGAATTGCCAAAGAATCCTTTGATTCCAATATGTTTTGGCTGGATAGGAACACTGTACCTACAATGGGTGACTACTTCCGGGAAGCCGGTTACCAGACCCACTATAAAGGGAAGTGGCATATCTCCAATGAGGATATTATCATTCCCGGGACCCACGACAGCTTGCCCAGCTATCATTCGGTGACAGGCGTCCCTGACAGACATCTTGAAGAGATATATTTACGAGCGAATCGCTTAGACAACTTTGGTTTCTCTGGTTGGGTGGGTCCTGATCCGATTGGAAAAAACCCGCGAAACTCCGCTTCCTCTGCTGCTATCGGATTAAGTGGACGCGACAAGGTCTACGGAGCAGAAACCGTGCAACTCATTCAAGCGCTGGATCGCCAAAAAAACCAGAACAAAAATACTCCACCCTGGCTGCTCGTCTCTTCCCTTGTAAATCCACATGATATTGTTCTATACGGAGCCCTCACTGCACATTTACCTAATTTTAGGTTTGAGGTCGAGCCTATGCCTGCAGTTGCTCCCTCTCCGACGCAAAACGAATCGTTAGCTACCAAGCCGCGTTGCCAAGCCAGCTACCGGGACCTCTATCCAAAGGCTTTGCAGCCTATTATTGACCAACCTTTTTATCGCCAACTGTATTACCAGCTGCAAAAAAATGCTGACCAGCAAATGCTAAAGGTGTTTGAGGCTCTTACTCGTTCTTCTTTCTATGACAATACCATCGTCATCTTTACCTCCGATCATGGAGATTTATTAGGAGCTCATGGCGATCTTCATCAAAAATGGTACTCTGCTTACGAGGAATTTTTGCATGTCCCATTTCTCATCCATAATATACACTTGTTTCCCCAGTCTCAGAATATTCATGCCCTAACAAGCCATGTAGATCTAATTCCTACTATGCTGGGGCTTGCAAATGTGAACATCACAGACATTCAGAGCCGTATGCAAAATAGGTTCAGTGATGCCCGCCCCTTTGTGGGCCGCAACCTTGCACCTCAGATCCTTGGACACAGCCCATCCGCAATCGCTGATACGCCCGTATATTTCATGACCGACGATGATGTTACACGCGGCCAGCATCAAACCAATCCCTTGGGACAACCGTATTCTTCCGTCGTTCAGCCGAACCACATTGAGACGGTTCTAACGTATATTCATAGAAACGGTCGGAAAGAGCTGTGGAAGTTCTCGAGATATTTCGATAACCCTCAATTTTGGAGCCAACCCGGGGTACAGGATGTCACGCTTCAGCCTGTGGAAGGATCAACCGGTGAATTTACCACAAGGGTCAAAACAGAACCCGTACCTGAGGAATTTGAGCTCTATAACTTAACCGAAGACCCATTGGAGACTTACAACCTTGCTCACCCTACTCTGGCAACACAGCAGAGCAGAAGCATTCAGCAATGGATGAACCGTCTGCTTGCAGAGCAACGGAGCCAAAAGCGCTTAACGCCGACCCAGACAGCTACTAAATAA
- a CDS encoding NPCBM/NEW2 domain-containing protein has translation MKKMIAIATSAAMLASFSSEAGYALASDVSKVSVVKTVVQSKAELLSNASVIPFDLYGKAILSAYNDVFRMNPANIKSITNNGGNYSGSPIAKAIDGDMSTHWETGKPNSSTFTNEVVFVFNESTELNRIVYAARQSSAKGKGFAQEFDIYGSTTDAGDYTLVSSGEYKGGAGDVVEIQFAPTAFKRLKFVFKKANQDWASAAEFSFYKEDTVSAKMKSLFTDGTMSAVVPAYNSVEAINQLEEAAKVHPLYPILKDSLDLAKKLVNGEVQTEGTIIEAEQRGDMKKHAQENLRIGFGTNNQPTGLVAMPGDTINVYVDAASSDKLPSLVFSQQEAAWNVWASSVKLRPGKNTITVPEFATNSYYAHEVTKGGTVYIVNPYTAEEQGKAPLIRFEGFTKIPMMTKTMDPEQFKAFLTTYKQKLDEDKAAHPNVQDRKLIDVVEMVSEHVIFTGTATEAYNKFITEGNDPLGTVTGYDTWMKTIFDFYGLDGSSVIHDAKLIRENIRLMQPYGAMYAAGDHTGIQLGTVGTMLGDFNKVYPGWGLNHEIGHRLAMGEREYGEVTNNMVSMLMSVHADSMDTRIPFESDIYKYVIQENKVVMNQQGLFAQLGAYWQLELAHPGYWTELTRMYRERKVSLPNGDNSKQQYLVEFSSEVLGLDLSSYFARHGFTVNPETKEKLAKYPAPKKLWYLNNSVVHYEGTGIADKNVAIKVNITPNATAKSNTLSFSMNKDLKKDFLGYEVYRDDKLVGFTGTDQFVDKSVDSSINYTYKIVGYDKKLNPLKPVQVKAFKPALSVEDQITLKLNQPFDPMNYVKATNYQGNDITANVTLKANTVDVTQKGDYEVVYEVKNEGVTETKTTQVTVTSDYAYLSDLNAKSVVVGWGELKKDKAVSGGVITLVRQGLAATYTKGIGVHANSEVVYDIEGKGYDFFESYIGIDQAMKGKPSSATFEVYIDGEKKFSSDVFQAGTEHEFVKIPVTDAREVKLVTTDATDGNASDHTVWADAKFTNTSSKPTITVPEETTFVKLNSEFDVLTDVTAVDTEDGNLIEAVEVKKNGFTSSKTGTYNVELSVTDRDGNTAVQTRTIVVYSASKYLSDIAWQSARTDYNVVRKDKASSNNPIKLLVNGVTKEFAKGLGTHANSEIVYNLAGANFEYFETYVGVDRNIPEQNNSSVIFKIFADGVEVYNSGLMKFGTEAKLAQIPVKGVSELKLVLDNAGNGNASDHGDFADAKFMILNSTPELTIAKSVSTKVGQAIDINESYSAIDSEDGDLTAQVKVSGQDQVKFNRAGKYPITYTVTDSDGNTTTKTRTIAVVDMTDFTYLTDYDWNSTQNSYTAPLKDKSISANTLRLTDESNQVVSYERGIGAHSNSTIVYDLSDKNADYFTSYVGVDRQMYGTVGSVSFEVFVDGEKKFDSGVMGSRDPQKFIELGINGAKELKLVVTDGGNGNGSDHATWGGTKLHFANGDHLFTGDLEQAIAAAKAISLEGFTPESIAAFTASLSGAEAALANPSVTQSEVDAVVAALQQAIEGLTEIDLTQVITIVDRYLSASIKTTLGVTGELTLGDMYNLTMLTSETGRARSLEGLQYAKNLETLDITGNEITDFSPLQGLTKLTSLLADPQVVEVGQLKGPVVELTNPVKGLDGSKVIPNSAGVRNTRTSKEIMFDMNEWAANPDVFTIDLSNEEKGTYMLGLTYQVAGNLVQLISFIDNN, from the coding sequence AAACCGAACAGTTCAACGTTCACGAATGAGGTTGTCTTTGTTTTCAATGAGTCCACTGAATTAAATAGAATCGTATACGCTGCAAGACAATCCAGTGCAAAGGGGAAGGGGTTTGCTCAGGAATTTGATATTTATGGCTCAACTACGGATGCAGGAGATTATACGCTAGTATCCTCTGGAGAATATAAAGGCGGAGCAGGTGACGTTGTAGAGATTCAGTTTGCACCCACAGCCTTCAAGAGACTTAAATTTGTCTTCAAAAAAGCTAACCAAGATTGGGCGAGTGCGGCTGAATTTTCTTTTTATAAAGAGGATACCGTATCCGCTAAGATGAAAAGCTTGTTTACAGATGGAACGATGAGTGCGGTTGTTCCTGCTTATAATAGCGTCGAAGCGATCAATCAATTAGAAGAAGCGGCAAAAGTACATCCGCTCTATCCCATCCTTAAAGATTCTTTGGATTTGGCTAAGAAGCTAGTGAATGGAGAGGTTCAAACCGAAGGCACCATTATTGAGGCCGAACAACGTGGTGATATGAAAAAGCATGCGCAAGAAAACCTGAGAATTGGTTTCGGTACGAACAACCAGCCTACGGGGCTCGTTGCAATGCCTGGAGATACGATCAATGTGTATGTAGATGCTGCTTCGAGCGATAAATTGCCTTCTTTAGTATTTTCCCAACAAGAGGCGGCTTGGAACGTTTGGGCTAGCAGCGTGAAATTGCGTCCAGGTAAAAACACAATAACCGTTCCTGAATTTGCGACGAATAGTTATTATGCACATGAAGTGACTAAGGGCGGTACAGTGTATATCGTCAATCCCTATACAGCTGAGGAACAAGGGAAGGCACCACTGATCCGATTCGAAGGGTTCACAAAGATCCCTATGATGACCAAGACCATGGATCCTGAACAATTTAAAGCCTTCCTAACCACCTACAAGCAAAAATTAGATGAAGATAAAGCTGCGCATCCGAATGTTCAAGATCGCAAGCTCATCGATGTGGTGGAAATGGTCAGCGAGCATGTTATTTTCACAGGAACTGCGACAGAAGCTTATAACAAGTTTATTACAGAAGGAAATGATCCGCTGGGCACCGTAACCGGCTATGATACTTGGATGAAGACGATCTTTGACTTCTATGGCTTGGATGGCAGTAGTGTGATTCATGATGCCAAGCTAATTCGTGAGAATATTCGATTGATGCAGCCTTATGGTGCGATGTATGCAGCGGGAGATCATACAGGGATCCAACTTGGAACCGTGGGGACAATGTTAGGTGATTTTAACAAAGTCTATCCAGGCTGGGGATTGAATCATGAAATTGGGCATCGCTTGGCTATGGGTGAACGAGAATATGGCGAAGTAACCAATAATATGGTGTCTATGCTGATGTCAGTCCATGCGGACTCGATGGATACTCGTATTCCTTTTGAAAGTGATATTTATAAATATGTGATCCAAGAAAATAAAGTGGTTATGAATCAGCAGGGCTTATTTGCTCAGCTGGGAGCCTATTGGCAGTTGGAGTTGGCGCATCCGGGATACTGGACAGAATTGACAAGGATGTACCGCGAGCGGAAGGTCTCCCTTCCGAACGGTGACAATTCCAAGCAGCAGTATTTGGTGGAGTTCTCCTCTGAAGTGCTGGGGTTAGACTTAAGTAGCTATTTTGCCAGACATGGCTTCACTGTGAATCCTGAAACGAAAGAGAAATTAGCTAAATACCCAGCACCGAAAAAGCTATGGTATTTAAACAATTCAGTGGTTCATTATGAGGGAACAGGAATAGCAGATAAGAATGTTGCGATTAAGGTTAATATCACGCCTAACGCTACTGCTAAATCAAACACCTTAAGCTTCAGTATGAATAAGGATCTTAAGAAAGATTTCTTAGGATATGAAGTGTATAGAGACGATAAGTTAGTAGGGTTTACAGGCACTGATCAGTTCGTGGACAAGAGTGTAGACAGCAGCATCAATTATACGTACAAGATTGTTGGCTATGATAAGAAGCTGAACCCACTGAAGCCAGTACAGGTTAAAGCCTTTAAGCCAGCGCTGTCTGTTGAAGATCAAATTACGTTAAAGCTAAATCAACCCTTTGATCCGATGAACTATGTAAAAGCGACTAACTATCAAGGGAATGATATTACTGCTAATGTCACCCTGAAAGCGAATACCGTCGATGTAACGCAAAAAGGTGACTACGAAGTGGTATATGAAGTGAAGAACGAAGGGGTTACAGAAACCAAGACCACACAGGTTACGGTAACGAGTGACTATGCTTATCTTTCGGATCTTAATGCCAAGTCAGTCGTTGTTGGCTGGGGTGAATTAAAGAAAGACAAAGCCGTCTCTGGTGGAGTCATAACCCTTGTTCGACAAGGGTTAGCTGCGACCTATACCAAGGGAATCGGTGTACATGCGAACTCTGAGGTTGTTTATGATATTGAGGGTAAAGGTTATGATTTCTTTGAAAGCTACATCGGAATTGATCAAGCGATGAAAGGAAAACCATCCTCTGCAACCTTTGAAGTGTATATAGATGGAGAGAAGAAATTCTCGAGTGATGTTTTCCAGGCAGGTACAGAGCATGAATTTGTAAAAATACCAGTGACTGACGCGCGCGAAGTAAAGCTGGTTACCACAGATGCTACAGATGGCAATGCTTCAGACCATACGGTATGGGCGGATGCAAAGTTTACGAATACTTCAAGCAAGCCGACCATCACAGTGCCGGAAGAGACAACCTTCGTGAAATTGAACAGTGAATTTGATGTTTTGACCGATGTTACTGCCGTTGATACGGAAGATGGTAATTTGATTGAAGCGGTTGAAGTAAAAAAGAACGGGTTCACTTCAAGTAAAACAGGCACTTACAACGTAGAACTGTCAGTTACAGATCGTGATGGCAATACAGCGGTACAGACCAGAACGATCGTTGTATACAGCGCTAGTAAATATCTGAGTGATATAGCTTGGCAGTCGGCAAGAACGGATTACAATGTTGTTCGTAAGGATAAGGCAAGCTCTAACAATCCGATTAAACTACTTGTAAATGGCGTAACCAAAGAGTTCGCTAAGGGTTTAGGAACGCATGCTAACTCCGAGATCGTGTATAATCTGGCGGGTGCTAATTTCGAATATTTTGAAACATATGTAGGGGTTGATAGAAATATCCCAGAGCAAAACAACTCCAGTGTGATCTTCAAAATTTTCGCCGATGGGGTAGAAGTGTATAATAGCGGACTGATGAAATTTGGCACGGAAGCTAAACTAGCTCAAATCCCTGTGAAGGGTGTAAGTGAACTGAAATTGGTGTTAGATAATGCAGGCAACGGAAATGCTTCAGATCACGGCGATTTCGCGGATGCAAAGTTTATGATTCTGAACAGTACACCAGAGCTTACCATAGCTAAATCAGTATCTACCAAAGTGGGCCAAGCGATTGATATTAATGAAAGTTATTCGGCTATAGATTCGGAAGATGGTGACCTGACGGCTCAAGTGAAGGTCTCAGGACAAGATCAAGTTAAATTCAATAGAGCTGGAAAGTATCCGATCACTTATACTGTAACCGATAGTGATGGAAATACGACCACGAAGACTAGAACCATTGCCGTAGTAGACATGACGGACTTTACGTATCTGACGGACTACGACTGGAATTCTACTCAGAACAGCTATACTGCGCCTTTGAAGGACAAATCTATTAGTGCTAATACGCTGAGATTAACCGATGAGAGCAATCAAGTAGTGTCCTACGAAAGAGGGATTGGAGCGCACTCCAACTCGACGATTGTATACGATCTAAGCGATAAGAACGCGGACTACTTCACTTCCTATGTGGGTGTAGATCGACAAATGTATGGTACGGTCGGTTCGGTGAGCTTTGAAGTGTTTGTGGATGGAGAGAAGAAATTCGATAGTGGCGTTATGGGCTCCAGAGATCCGCAGAAATTCATCGAATTGGGTATTAACGGAGCAAAAGAGCTGAAACTAGTCGTTACAGACGGCGGAAATGGCAACGGATCTGACCATGCTACTTGGGGAGGAACTAAACTACATTTCGCGAATGGAGATCACCTATTCACTGGAGATCTGGAACAAGCCATTGCAGCGGCGAAAGCAATTTCTCTAGAAGGCTTCACACCTGAGAGTATTGCGGCATTTACGGCCAGCCTCTCGGGTGCAGAAGCAGCATTGGCTAATCCTTCTGTCACACAAAGTGAAGTAGATGCAGTCGTGGCAGCGTTACAACAAGCAATAGAGGGTCTGACCGAAATAGATCTTACGCAAGTCATTACTATTGTAGACCGGTATTTAAGTGCTTCGATCAAGACCACTTTAGGTGTAACTGGAGAATTAACATTAGGTGATATGTATAACCTTACAATGTTAACGAGTGAGACCGGAAGAGCTAGATCCTTGGAAGGGCTACAGTACGCCAAGAACCTAGAGACACTTGATATTACTGGAAATGAAATTACAGATTTCTCCCCATTACAAGGGTTAACTAAACTAACAAGCTTATTGGCTGACCCTCAAGTGGTAGAGGTAGGACAATTAAAGGGACCTGTGGTTGAATTGACCAATCCGGTGAAAGGGCTCGATGGTAGTAAAGTGATCCCTAATTCAGCTGGGGTCAGAAACACTAGAACATCTAAAGAAATCATGTTTGATATGAATGAATGGGCAGCTAATCCGGATGTATTCACCATAGATCTATCGAACGAGGAGAAGGGAACTTACATGCTGGGGTTAACTTACCAAGTTGCAGGTAATCTCGTGCAATTGATTTCTTTTATTGATAACAATTAA
- a CDS encoding response regulator transcription factor, translated as MKIVIVDDHPLVRRGLASVISMQPNLQFAGEATNGREALDVIKETKPDIVLIDLKLVDESGLDVIKTARAHGIVSKFILLTSSASREDFLRAEEVLVDGYVLKEALPEELLFAIQLVHKGRKYYDPGLMEEKMRINGSSSTDELTPKEKEVLIELGQGACNREIASRLFISEFTVKKHVSQILAKLQVNDRTQAALYANAIGLTKYEMSYE; from the coding sequence GTGAAAATCGTCATTGTTGATGATCATCCTTTAGTTCGAAGAGGACTGGCATCTGTAATTTCAATGCAACCGAATTTGCAATTTGCTGGCGAAGCTACGAATGGTCGAGAGGCGCTTGATGTGATTAAAGAAACAAAGCCAGATATTGTACTCATTGATCTTAAGCTTGTGGATGAATCGGGATTGGATGTTATTAAGACAGCACGTGCTCACGGCATAGTCAGTAAGTTCATTCTGTTGACCTCCTCTGCGAGCAGAGAGGATTTCTTGAGGGCTGAAGAAGTACTGGTGGATGGATATGTCCTGAAAGAGGCATTGCCGGAGGAATTACTCTTTGCTATCCAGTTGGTACACAAAGGGAGAAAGTATTATGATCCTGGTCTAATGGAAGAAAAGATGCGTATTAACGGCAGTAGTTCGACGGATGAATTGACGCCGAAAGAGAAGGAAGTACTGATTGAACTTGGACAAGGTGCGTGCAACAGAGAGATTGCCTCACGTCTTTTTATCAGTGAATTCACGGTGAAGAAGCATGTCAGCCAGATTTTAGCGAAGCTGCAGGTTAATGATCGGACACAGGCGGCACTGTATGCAAACGCGATAGGGCTAACGAAATATGAAATGTCTTATGAGTAA